The following is a genomic window from Saprospiraceae bacterium.
TTACTTTATCAAAATCAACTTCTTGGTTATTGAAATTTTTTAACCACAGTGAGGTGGAGAAACTTTCATCAATATTATACTTATTTTTCAAATACTCTATATAAAAGGTATCTTTGGGCTCCGAATACACTTTAAGATAATCATCAAAATATGATAATTTCTGGGTGTAACTAGTATGTTGACAAAGTTCATCCAAACAGAATCTATGTTTTAGTTGGTTTTCAAGGGATTTTGGAAGGATTCTAAACTTTTTATAGACTTTTTCAATGTTGTAACTCGAATTTTGCAAAAGTGACTTCAAAAATTGCTTTCGAAGTATGAGGTAATCTTGAGCGTTTTGGTATGCAAAATCATATAATATATGTTGTTGTTCTTTAATAAAAAAGGTATCTCCAATCAAATTTTGTGAATAAATTTTATTGAATTGACTTGTATAAATTCTTCTTGAATCTTCTGAACTTTCATTATTTATATATTTAGAAATAAATCCTTTTTGATCTCTAATTGCAAAATTGAGAGAATCCAGATCGATATAGTCTTTTTCAAGGCGACTTAGCGCTTTATTTTTCCTAATTTCATTAATAGAATGATATATTTTTACATAACTATAATCTCTCAACATGCACAAAGGATTAATCCTGTCAAATTCAAACTCCTTGTATAATAAAAATTGAATGTTTTGTAATGAATCAAAATATTGATGTTTCATGCCTGAGATTGGTTGGGATAAAATATATGGGATATTGTTATCTGTTTTTATCGTGTAAGTTTTGTCGGGAGACAACCAGAAATAAAAAAAGTCTACACCATTAACACCGATTCCAAGTTGCAGTTTTTTATCATGATGTTCAATAATCAAGGTGTCTATACCTTCAGAAGAAACTGCTACCGTTTGAAAAATAAGATTAGAGTCAATATAAAAAATAGGATCAGAAAAATCAGCAAAATTGGTCGTTATTATACCTGACTTTTTCACAAAAGTGGTATTTAAATTCACATGATCAAATATAATTTTATATTGATTTTTTATATTTGGAAGATTCTCTTTTTCCTTGTATGAACATGTACTACCAATTAATGCAAAAAAAAAGGCAATAAATATAATTTGGGGAAAAACAAAATATTTTGACTTGAGTACTCATAAGATAAATTTAGCCTTATTCCTTATTTTATCTAAGACCATCCTGCCTTTTATAGTTGCGTCAGTTCTATTTCTTAAAGTGGACAGAAAATATTCTCCGAAAAACTTAAAAAATAAATCATAATATATTTTAAATTAAATAATTATCATGATAAATTTCCGCAATCAATTTTCTAATAGTATGAAAAAAAAAAAGCCCGCATTTTACCCTTTCATATACATCCTGAATCCGTTGCCGTGGATATTCTCTATTTCGATATTTTTATCTTTGCTGAGATATTTGCGTATTTTTGTGATAAATACATCCATACTTCTCGCTGTAAAATAATTGTCATCCTGCCAAATCTTGGTAAGGGCTTCAGATCTCTGGAGCACATCATTCATGCGGAAACAGAACAGTCTCAACAATTGTGCTTCTTTAGGTGACAATTTATCGTTTGTGCCATCAGGCTTATAGGTGAGAATTCGTAATGCATAGTCAAAATGGTAGTCACCAATTAAAAATTCTCTTTGGTTTTCAGGATTTTCTTCTGGTTTTGAATTGCGACGCATCACCGCTTTGACCCTGAACAATAATTCTTCTGAATTGAATGGTTTGGTGATGTAGTCATCGGCACCCAATTTGAACCCTTCCAAAACATCTTCTTTGAGCGTCTTTGCTGTCAAAAATATTATCGGCGTCTCTTTATTGAATGTTCTGATTTCTGTTGCCATATTGAATCCATCTTTTTTGGGCATCATCACATCCGAAATACACAGATCATAATGGCTTTTTCTGAATGCTTCAATGCCCGCCTCTCCGTCAGTTGCCAATGTTACTTCATAATCATGCATCTCGAGATAAGATTTGAGTACATCTCCAAAATTCTGATCATCCTCCACCAATAAAATTTTGTTATTCATAAAACAGATTTTTATATTTTAAAATATAGTATTTATACAGTATATTACAATTTATTTTGAATTTTGTTTTGAAGGCAATATTACGGTAAATGCACTTCCTTTGCCCGTTTCACTTTTTACTGACACTTTGCCATGATGGGCTTCTACCATCGCTTTTACATAACTCAGGCCCAGACCAAATCCTTTGACATTATGTATATTGCCGGTATGGACTCTATAAAATTTTTCAAAAATATTTTTTAAGGCGTCTTTTGACATTCCTATGCCATTATCTGCAATAGTGAATTCTATCCCACCTTTTACATTTCTGGTGCTGATGACAATTTCAGGATTTTGAGGGGTATATTTTTCAGCATTGTCTAAGAGATTGTTGATGATGCCGGATATATGTGTGATGTCTCCGGTGATCTCAGCATTGGTTGCTTCCAATTGTGTACTGATACTGCCCCCTTTAGCCTGTACTTTTAGTTCTGCATTGACTACAGCGTCCCTGATGATATCATGTAGATCAAACGGATGAAACTTTAGTTCTACATTTTGTTTCTCTATTTGTGCCATTTGAAGTACTTTTTCTACCTGGCTGAGCATACGTTTATTCTCTTGTTTGATGATGTTGATAAATCGTATGATTTTGTCTTTATTTTCCAGTATAGTAGGACTAAGGATGGAGTCTGATGCAAGTGATATTGTAGCTATGGGTGTTTTAAATTCATGAGTCATATTATTGATAAAATCGGTTTTCATTTCGGAAACCTTTTTTTGGTGAAAAATGACCCAAATAGTATAGGAAAAGCAAAGAAGTATAAGACCTGTAAAAACTGTCGAACTCAGGAGGATGCCGATCACATTGGACCATAAAAATCGGCTTTTGCCTGGAAAATACAGGTTTAGGTGGCCGGGATCATTGATTTCATCAGAGAAAAGCGAAATCTTGTATTCAGCTTTATAGAGTGGGTTCATGGCTGCCACATTGCTTGATTTGGTAGTATCACCTATGGTCGCAGTATAGTTGCCATTTTCTATAAAATAGGCTTTGTCTCTATTGGAGTACACCCCATATTCATAGGGCAAATCGATATCTTTTGATTCCAGCTCTATTTGTAGATTTTTGTCTAAGGTCTCTATGTTGATATTTTCAAGGAGCTGATAAGGGTCATATATAAATGATCTGTATTCTATGTCCTTTATCC
Proteins encoded in this region:
- a CDS encoding TlpA family protein disulfide reductase, which gives rise to MKKSGIITTNFADFSDPIFYIDSNLIFQTVAVSSEGIDTLIIEHHDKKLQLGIGVNGVDFFYFWLSPDKTYTIKTDNNIPYILSQPISGMKHQYFDSLQNIQFLLYKEFEFDRINPLCMLRDYSYVKIYHSINEIRKNKALSRLEKDYIDLDSLNFAIRDQKGFISKYINNESSEDSRRIYTSQFNKIYSQNLIGDTFFIKEQQHILYDFAYQNAQDYLILRKQFLKSLLQNSSYNIEKVYKKFRILPKSLENQLKHRFCLDELCQHTSYTQKLSYFDDYLKVYSEPKDTFYIEYLKNKYNIDESFSTSLWLKNFNNQEVDFDKVIKSGKVSYVDFWATWCGPCIESLPLSYKLSTHFDKNKFQVICIAVKDSEVKWRRFLRKNKYLEQSYFASNSGIATPNVRTV
- a CDS encoding response regulator transcription factor, with translation MNNKILLVEDDQNFGDVLKSYLEMHDYEVTLATDGEAGIEAFRKSHYDLCISDVMMPKKDGFNMATEIRTFNKETPIIFLTAKTLKEDVLEGFKLGADDYITKPFNSEELLFRVKAVMRRNSKPEENPENQREFLIGDYHFDYALRILTYKPDGTNDKLSPKEAQLLRLFCFRMNDVLQRSEALTKIWQDDNYFTARSMDVFITKIRKYLSKDKNIEIENIHGNGFRMYMKG
- a CDS encoding HAMP domain-containing histidine kinase, translating into MCWNSSTIFVAMTKNAIWTIIIIMTLSLVGVGVIQFFWIKRAVDLDEKNFNDKVTLALNNVKKRLISDAETEAEKLFYEKKIREPKSVLNDLILEDISKNNVELSQRIKDIEYRSFIYDPYQLLENINIETLDKNLQIELESKDIDLPYEYGVYSNRDKAYFIENGNYTATIGDTTKSSNVAAMNPLYKAEYKISLFSDEINDPGHLNLYFPGKSRFLWSNVIGILLSSTVFTGLILLCFSYTIWVIFHQKKVSEMKTDFINNMTHEFKTPIATISLASDSILSPTILENKDKIIRFINIIKQENKRMLSQVEKVLQMAQIEKQNVELKFHPFDLHDIIRDAVVNAELKVQAKGGSISTQLEATNAEITGDITHISGIINNLLDNAEKYTPQNPEIVISTRNVKGGIEFTIADNGIGMSKDALKNIFEKFYRVHTGNIHNVKGFGLGLSYVKAMVEAHHGKVSVKSETGKGSAFTVILPSKQNSK